The proteins below come from a single Chitinophaga pinensis DSM 2588 genomic window:
- a CDS encoding glycoside hydrolase family 2 protein, which yields MKTRNCLLFLGVMLFHGVLVKQSFAQDPKLPTQWTQAAMTATAPFPEYPRPQLERKQWMSLNGKWDYIGGKQAANALNPAKPIAFSDKTEKILVPYCPESVLSGIERDQEINMWYRRTFDLPAAWKGKQVIINFDAVDHDATVFVNGEKAGTHAGGYTSFHINITRFLKAGNNTIVVAAHDPNDGTTPSGKNGPRGDYTFTSGIWQSVWLEPVSEHYIKNIRLLPDLVNNRLEVFVDADAAQVRATALDGKKEVAATTGNAGTKLYIPIKEPKLWSPEDPFLYDLKIALTDSKGNVMDEVNSYFGMRDIKLGNVNGVIRPLLNNKFVMQVGLLDQGYWPDGILTAPTEEALKYDIEFTKKAGFNLIRKHMKTEPKRFYYWADKLGLLVWQDMPAIWYQHEDTAKNRSTFRKELHAMIDDLYNSPSIITWVPFNENWGAFDVKKITDWVKQLDPSRLVNGNSGFNNNPGYQKAAGDPGNGDFVDTHIYVGPYDASKPDGKRAASLGEFGGVGLFVRGHMWPVENNAYAYEPTKDRLTDRYVLLMDQVEQLMRYQGLSIAVYTQTTDVEHEVNGMLTYDRAVEKMDIERVKAVNEAVIKAGKELNQTPSK from the coding sequence ATGAAAACAAGAAACTGCCTGCTTTTTTTAGGCGTCATGCTATTCCATGGAGTCCTTGTTAAGCAATCCTTCGCCCAGGACCCAAAACTACCGACCCAATGGACCCAGGCCGCAATGACGGCAACCGCCCCATTCCCGGAGTATCCTCGTCCGCAGCTGGAACGAAAACAATGGATGAGTTTAAACGGGAAATGGGATTACATTGGTGGCAAACAGGCGGCCAACGCCCTGAATCCCGCTAAACCGATCGCTTTTAGTGATAAGACGGAAAAGATATTGGTCCCTTACTGCCCCGAGTCTGTACTTTCAGGAATCGAGCGTGACCAGGAAATAAACATGTGGTACCGCCGGACCTTTGACCTCCCTGCTGCCTGGAAAGGTAAACAGGTGATCATCAATTTTGATGCGGTCGACCATGACGCCACCGTATTTGTCAATGGAGAAAAAGCCGGAACACATGCCGGTGGCTATACCTCCTTTCACATCAACATTACAAGATTCCTCAAAGCTGGTAACAATACCATCGTCGTCGCGGCACACGACCCCAATGACGGAACAACGCCATCTGGTAAAAATGGTCCGCGTGGAGACTATACCTTTACCTCAGGCATCTGGCAAAGTGTATGGCTGGAACCAGTAAGCGAACATTACATCAAAAACATCCGCCTGCTCCCCGATCTCGTAAACAACAGACTCGAAGTATTCGTTGACGCAGATGCGGCACAGGTCAGAGCAACTGCACTCGACGGCAAAAAAGAGGTAGCGGCAACAACAGGAAACGCGGGAACAAAATTGTATATCCCGATAAAGGAGCCTAAACTATGGTCACCTGAAGATCCGTTTCTATACGATCTCAAAATAGCGCTGACCGACAGCAAAGGCAATGTCATGGATGAAGTCAACAGTTATTTCGGGATGCGCGATATTAAACTGGGTAATGTAAACGGGGTGATAAGACCTTTGTTGAATAACAAATTTGTGATGCAGGTGGGATTACTGGATCAGGGATACTGGCCCGATGGTATATTGACAGCGCCCACAGAAGAAGCCCTGAAATACGATATTGAGTTCACTAAAAAGGCAGGCTTTAACCTGATCAGAAAACACATGAAAACGGAGCCCAAACGGTTCTACTATTGGGCAGATAAACTGGGTCTGCTGGTATGGCAGGACATGCCGGCAATCTGGTATCAACATGAAGATACGGCAAAGAACAGAAGCACTTTCCGGAAGGAATTACACGCTATGATCGACGATCTCTATAATTCTCCATCTATCATTACCTGGGTGCCATTCAATGAAAACTGGGGCGCATTCGATGTGAAAAAAATCACCGACTGGGTGAAACAACTCGATCCGTCAAGACTAGTAAACGGCAATTCCGGTTTTAATAATAACCCTGGTTATCAAAAAGCAGCAGGAGATCCCGGCAATGGAGACTTCGTAGATACACATATTTACGTCGGTCCTTATGATGCGTCTAAACCTGATGGGAAACGTGCAGCTTCATTGGGTGAGTTTGGCGGTGTCGGACTATTCGTACGCGGACATATGTGGCCGGTGGAAAATAATGCGTACGCCTACGAACCCACCAAAGACAGGCTAACCGACAGGTATGTACTGTTGATGGACCAGGTAGAACAGCTGATGCGTTACCAGGGTTTAAGCATTGCGGTATACACACAGACCACAGATGTGGAACACGAAGTGAATGGTATGCTCACCTACGACAGGGCTGTAGAAAAAATGGATATCGAAAGAGTGAAGGCAGTAAATGAAGCGGTGATTAAAGCAGGTAAGGAATTAAATCAAACACCTTCAAAGTAA